In the genome of Eulemur rufifrons isolate Redbay chromosome 27, OSU_ERuf_1, whole genome shotgun sequence, one region contains:
- the RABIF gene encoding guanine nucleotide exchange factor MSS4, with protein MEPAEQLSELVSAEGRNRKAVLCQRCGSRVLQPGTALFSRRQLFLPSMRKKPALADGSSPDGDLLQEHWLVDDMFIFENVGFTKDVGNIKFLVCADCEIGPIGWHCLDDKNSFYVALERVSHE; from the exons ATGGAACCAGCGGAGCAGCTGAGCGAGTTAGTGTCAGCCGAGGGCCGGAACCGGAAGGCGGTGCTGTGCCAACGTTGCGGCTCCCGGGTGCTGCAGCCAGGGACTGCTCTCTTCTCCCGCCGACAG CTTTTCCTTCCCTCCATGAGAAAGAAGCCAGCGCTGGCTGATGGCAGCAGTCCTGATGGTGATCTCCTGCAGGAGCACTGGCTGGTGGATGACATGTTCATCTTTGAGAATGTGGGCTTCACCAAGGACGTGGGCAACATCAAGTTTCTGGTCTGTGCGGACTGTGAAATTGGACCAATTGGTTGGCATTGCCTAGATGACAAGAACAGTTTCTATGTGGCCTTGGAACGGGTTTCCCATGAGTAA